In Phreatobacter stygius, a genomic segment contains:
- a CDS encoding branched-chain amino acid ABC transporter permease, translated as MAVETPLRQIRHAAGTGAGQASRLKAAFTRWRVPLCVVALCLLPWILPSKALAVNVLIYGIYAVGYNLLFGYTGLLSFGHAAFFGAGAYVTGIAIAHFGLPWYAAVATGILVAGLLALVIGALSIRTRGIYFSMVTLALSQLVYYTALQASSWTGGENGLRGFTVGRLDLAGLSVDFLDPVNKYYVIMLFAAAALWFVSRILNSPFGAVIEAIRENEVRARACGYDVERTKLIAFVLSGLICGLAGTLSALHLAIVPLDTLHYNTSGLVVMMTLLGGAGSFFGPFVGALVFLLVEDVASLWTSHWQIIVGSMFILCVLFLPKGIWGTFIAWRTGR; from the coding sequence ATGGCTGTCGAGACCCCGCTGCGCCAAATACGCCACGCCGCAGGCACCGGCGCGGGCCAGGCGAGCCGGCTCAAGGCCGCCTTCACCCGCTGGCGCGTGCCGCTCTGCGTCGTCGCGCTCTGCCTTCTGCCCTGGATCCTGCCGTCCAAGGCGCTCGCCGTGAACGTGCTGATCTATGGCATCTATGCCGTCGGTTATAATCTGCTGTTCGGCTACACCGGCCTTCTGTCCTTCGGCCATGCCGCCTTCTTCGGCGCCGGCGCCTATGTCACCGGCATCGCGATTGCCCATTTCGGCCTGCCCTGGTACGCGGCGGTCGCCACCGGCATCCTGGTCGCCGGCCTGCTGGCGCTGGTCATCGGGGCGCTGTCGATCCGCACCCGCGGCATCTATTTCTCGATGGTGACGCTCGCCCTGTCGCAGCTCGTTTATTACACCGCACTGCAGGCCTCGTCCTGGACCGGCGGCGAGAACGGCCTGCGCGGCTTCACCGTCGGCAGGCTCGACCTCGCCGGGCTGTCGGTCGACTTCCTCGATCCGGTCAACAAATATTACGTCATCATGCTGTTCGCGGCGGCAGCCCTCTGGTTCGTCTCGCGCATCCTCAACTCGCCCTTCGGCGCGGTGATCGAGGCGATCCGCGAGAACGAGGTGCGCGCCCGCGCCTGCGGTTACGACGTGGAGCGCACCAAGCTCATCGCCTTCGTGCTGTCCGGCCTGATCTGCGGTCTGGCCGGCACCTTGTCGGCGCTGCATCTCGCCATCGTGCCGCTCGACACCCTGCACTACAACACCTCGGGGCTTGTCGTGATGATGACCCTGCTCGGCGGCGCCGGCAGCTTCTTCGGCCCCTTCGTCGGCGCGCTGGTCTTCCTTCTGGTCGAGGACGTCGCCTCGCTCTGGACCTCGCACTGGCAGATCATCGTCGGTTCGATGTTCATCCTCTGCGTGCTGTTCCTGCCCAAGGGCATCTGGGGCACCTTCATTGCGTGGAGGACCGGCCGATGA
- a CDS encoding ABC transporter ATP-binding protein: MLEIQGLNAWYDASHVLHGVSLTVEAGEIVALVGRNGAGKTTTMRAAMGLMPKVTGSVRFDGHDLLALPAHARFRLGLAYVPEERRIVPGLTVRENLQLGLVATSGKIDMASAIDEIALSFPRLKERLDQQGMTLSGGEQQMLAIARAMIARPKMILLDEPSEGIMPVLVEEMGVLFRRMRDAGITLLLVEQNVEWALKLASRAVIIDQGEVVHESSAAALLADRAIQERYCAV, translated from the coding sequence ATGCTTGAGATCCAAGGACTGAACGCCTGGTACGACGCGAGCCACGTGCTGCACGGCGTCTCGCTGACGGTCGAGGCCGGCGAGATCGTCGCGCTGGTCGGGCGCAACGGCGCCGGCAAGACCACCACCATGCGCGCCGCCATGGGGCTGATGCCCAAGGTGACCGGCAGCGTCCGGTTCGACGGCCATGATCTCCTGGCCCTGCCGGCCCATGCCCGGTTCCGGCTGGGCCTCGCTTATGTGCCCGAGGAGCGGCGCATCGTGCCCGGCCTGACCGTGCGCGAGAACCTGCAGCTCGGGCTGGTGGCGACCTCGGGCAAGATCGACATGGCCAGCGCCATCGACGAGATCGCCCTGAGCTTCCCACGGCTGAAGGAACGGCTCGACCAGCAGGGCATGACATTGTCCGGTGGCGAACAGCAGATGCTGGCGATCGCCCGCGCCATGATCGCCCGGCCGAAGATGATCCTGCTCGACGAACCGTCCGAAGGCATCATGCCGGTGCTGGTCGAGGAAATGGGCGTCCTGTTCCGCCGCATGCGCGACGCGGGCATCACCCTTCTCCTGGTCGAGCAGAATGTCGAATGGGCACTGAAGCTCGCCAGCCGCGCCGTGATCATCGACCAGGGCGAAGTGGTGCACGAAAGCAGCGCCGCCGCCCTGCTCGCCGACAGGGCGATCCAGGAGCGCTATTGCGCGGTCTAA
- a CDS encoding ABC transporter ATP-binding protein, producing the protein MSTPLLTVDNIGRRFGGFIALEGVTAAFEANKVTAVIGPNGAGKSTLFNVLSGVLPPSTGTIHFRGQNLTGTPQHRFAHLGISRSYQITNIFPELSAHENVRVAAQAFRSRYNILINRAHLGELDAKAEAALDAVGLAAKGARTAKFLAHGEQRALEIAVALVANPALLLLDEPTAGMGPEETRDMVALIEKLARDRTILLVEHKMKMILGLSDRILVLHHGRVIADGSPQAIQADTEVRRVYLGQNDGYA; encoded by the coding sequence ATGAGCACGCCGCTGCTCACTGTCGACAATATCGGCCGGCGTTTCGGCGGCTTCATCGCGCTGGAAGGCGTCACCGCCGCTTTCGAGGCCAACAAGGTGACCGCCGTCATCGGACCGAACGGCGCCGGCAAGAGCACCTTGTTCAACGTGCTGTCCGGCGTGCTGCCGCCCTCCACCGGGACCATTCATTTCCGCGGGCAGAACCTGACCGGGACGCCGCAGCACCGTTTCGCCCATCTCGGCATTTCACGCTCCTACCAGATCACCAATATCTTCCCGGAACTGAGCGCGCATGAGAACGTCCGGGTGGCGGCCCAGGCGTTCCGCTCGCGCTACAATATCCTGATCAACCGGGCCCATCTCGGCGAGCTCGACGCCAAGGCGGAAGCGGCGCTCGACGCCGTCGGGCTTGCGGCCAAAGGCGCCCGCACCGCCAAGTTCCTCGCCCATGGCGAACAGCGGGCGCTGGAGATTGCGGTCGCCCTGGTCGCCAACCCGGCCTTGCTGCTGCTCGACGAACCGACCGCCGGCATGGGCCCGGAAGAGACCCGCGACATGGTGGCGCTGATCGAAAAGCTCGCGCGCGACCGCACCATCCTGCTGGTCGAGCACAAGATGAAGATGATCTTGGGGCTCAGCGACCGCATCCTGGTGCTGCACCACGGCCGGGTGATCGCCGACGGCAGCCCGCAGGCGATCCAGGCCGATACCGAAGTCAGGCGCGTCTATCTCGGACAGAATGATGGCTATGCTTGA